Part of the Methanoculleus sp. 7T genome, GCAATCCGTACAATCGCCGGGTCGATGTCCACATATCGGGCTATCCCGCTACAGACCCCGGCGATCAGGCGGTCCTTCTTCGGACGGACAAGTCTCTTCTCTGCCATCGATCATAGGTGGACGCTTTTCGGGATAGACCTTACGGACAAGAAAAGGGGAAGGGTTATCTATCCTGGACTGGATTATGAGAATATGGATACGCGTACTCTCGACCGTGCAGTGTTTGCCGTCGGTGCCGCCGTGCTGGTCGTTCTCATTATTTTCACTATAGGCATGCTTGGCGGGACGATCG contains:
- a CDS encoding PspC domain-containing protein; this translates as MAEKRLVRPKKDRLIAGVCSGIARYVDIDPAIVRIA